A single region of the Duganella sp. BuS-21 genome encodes:
- a CDS encoding ABC transporter substrate-binding protein produces the protein MLSLPAMAQDTKIKFQLDWRFEGPSAFFLVAKSKGYFAAEKLDVSIDAGSGSGNAVNRVASGTYEMGFADMAALMEFTANNPTAPSKPVAVMMVYNDTPAAIISLKKSGIAKPADLIGKKLGSPVFDAGRRAYPIFAKANQLDVAKSTWVSMDPPLRETMLLRGDVDAITGFTFTSLLNLNARGVKDVDVVLMQYPNYGVKLYGNAIIVSDAFAKQKPEAVKGFLRAFAKAAKDVMANPEAAVKAIKERDGLIDEKLELRRLKMAIADAVATPNARAEGFGQTSPARLALMASQVSDTYATKNRVDAKAVWDGSFLPSKAELTVFPK, from the coding sequence TGGCCAAGAGCAAGGGCTACTTTGCCGCTGAGAAGCTGGACGTGAGCATCGACGCCGGCAGCGGTTCGGGCAACGCGGTCAACCGCGTAGCCTCCGGCACCTACGAGATGGGCTTTGCCGACATGGCGGCGCTGATGGAGTTCACCGCCAATAATCCAACCGCACCCAGCAAGCCGGTGGCGGTGATGATGGTCTACAACGACACGCCCGCCGCCATCATCTCGCTGAAGAAATCCGGTATCGCCAAGCCCGCCGACCTGATCGGCAAGAAGCTCGGCTCGCCCGTGTTCGACGCCGGCCGCCGTGCCTATCCGATCTTCGCCAAGGCCAACCAGCTCGATGTCGCCAAATCGACCTGGGTCAGCATGGACCCGCCGCTGCGCGAGACCATGCTGCTGCGCGGCGATGTCGACGCCATCACCGGCTTCACCTTTACGTCGCTGCTGAACCTGAACGCCCGTGGCGTCAAGGATGTAGACGTGGTGCTGATGCAGTATCCGAACTACGGCGTCAAACTGTACGGCAACGCCATCATCGTCTCCGACGCCTTCGCCAAGCAGAAGCCGGAAGCGGTGAAGGGCTTCCTGCGCGCCTTCGCCAAGGCGGCCAAGGATGTGATGGCCAATCCGGAAGCGGCGGTCAAGGCGATCAAGGAACGCGACGGCCTGATCGACGAGAAGCTGGAATTGCGCCGTCTGAAGATGGCGATCGCCGACGCCGTCGCCACGCCGAACGCGCGCGCCGAAGGCTTCGGCCAGACTTCGCCGGCCCGCCTGGCGTTGATGGCCTCGCAAGTGTCCGATACCTACGCCACCAAGAACCGCGTGGATGCAAAGGCCGTGTGGGACGGTTCCTTCCTGCCGTCCAAGGCCGAGCTGACCGTCTTTCCAAAGTAA